In Raphanus sativus cultivar WK10039 chromosome 5, ASM80110v3, whole genome shotgun sequence, the following proteins share a genomic window:
- the LOC108835259 gene encoding putative defensin-like protein 317 produces the protein MKSFLVAFLLVLVIFSADLEVGNAGRIPMPPFPSGKWCGYSIPMKPCVDDVCDKLCIKQNTHGWRDTHGMCTDIPSIKDCYCSHSC, from the exons atgaaGAGCTTTTTGGTAGCGTTTCTTCTCGTGCTCGTCATCTTCTCTGCTG ATTTGGAAGTAGGAAACGCAGGGAGGATTCCCATGCCGCCTTTTCCCTCAGGAAAATGGTGTGGATATTCAATACCAATGAAGCCATGCGTCGACGATGTTTGTGATAAACTTTGTATTAAACAAAACACACATGGTTGGCGTGATACTCATGGCATGTGCACTGATATTCCAAGCATTAAGGATTGTTATTGTTCCCATAGCTGTTAA
- the LOC108860050 gene encoding LOW QUALITY PROTEIN: protein tesmin/TSO1-like CXC 4 (The sequence of the model RefSeq protein was modified relative to this genomic sequence to represent the inferred CDS: deleted 1 base in 1 codon): MDTPDKNRISAVSYRNFEDSPVFQYINGLSPIEAMKADHVFHSLALASPSSSLFSSPQIEESYRDSRFLIKRHHHSLDLSSPIAVLGETVKNTPDILKRCQVKFAIELASSLRNGNDQMTTSSDEVVPMDDENEIAIRQSDGLCGQPNELDDSDGVFRTEEMETENGYGEQEIPNAKDPRINSFTSVPQQFSTNSRNVVQSRSVQVAGGAPDTTLTSSSDVAAVGSTAKAEDKEETGQQLSRKQRSVRRRCLTFDAGGSYKRVPLRDSTNDLPLDFTSIINEASSPQKCVDSSKQETDEIVPIPRTIGLHLKALVNPSASSNRNKSTSIDGCVLSHAEEEFATPVSTINDLVSCDIQIMEEASEKSMEGEWVEEHGSCKRCRCKKSKCLKLYCDCFAAGLYCVEPCSCQNCFNRPIHEDVVMKTRRNVEARNPLAFAPKVVLTSDSATYFGEESNTTPASARHMRGCNCKKSGCLKKYCECYLMGVGCSASCRCIGCKNVICHTNEQFHFPCGLEPDAVTINEESKDRLSY; encoded by the exons ATGGACACGCCGGATAAGAACCGCATCTCCGCCGTTTCGTACCGTAACTTCGAG GATTCTCCAGTTTTTCAGTATATTAATGGTCTTTCCCCAATAGAAGCAATGAAGGCTGATCATGTCTTTCACTCATTGGCTCTTGCATCTCCTTCTTCATCTCTGTTTAGTTCACCGCAGATAGAAGAATCTTACCGTGATTCCAGGTTTCTCATTAAAAG GCATCATCATTCTCTTGATCTGTCTAGTCCAATAGCCGTCCTTGGTGAGACTGTAAAGAACACGCCAGATATTCTGAAGCGTTGTCAGGTTAAGTTTGCAATTGAGTTGGCGAGTTCTTTGAGGAATGGAAATGATCAAATGACTACGTCTTCTGATGAAGTAGTACCAATGGATGATGAAAATGAAATAGCAATAAGGCAATCTGATGGGTTATGTGGACAGCCTAATGAACTTGATGATTCAGATGGGGTATTTCGAACCGAAGAAATGGAAACTGAGAATGGGTATGGTGAGCAAGAGATACCAAATGCAAAGGATCCAAGAATTAACTCTTTTACTTCGGTGCCTCAGCAGTTTTCCACTAACTCAAGGAATGTAGTACAGTCTCGCAGTGTGCAAGTGGCTGGTGGAGCTCCAGACACCACTCTCACCAGTTCATCGGACGTTGCCGCTGTTGGTTCGACTGCCAAAGCTGAAGATAAGGAAGAAACAGGCCAACAGCTCAGTCGCAAG CAACGGAGTGTACGCAGACGCTGCCTGACTTTTGACGCGGGAGGATCTTACAAAAGGGTACCTTTGCGTGATTCCACAAACGACCTTCCCCTTGATTTCACATCTATCATCAACGAAGCTTCTAGTCCTCAAAAGTGTGTAGACTCCAGCAAACAAGAGACCGATGAGATTGTACCCATACCACGGACTATTGGCCTGCACTTGAAAGCTCTCGTGAACCCCTCAGCCTCAAGTAACCGAAATAAATCAACTTCCATAGATGGCTGTGTTTTATCTCATGCTGAAGAAGAGTTCGCAACTCCTGTTTCCACAATAAACGATTTGGTTTCCTGTGATATCCAAATCATGGAGGAGGCTTCTGAGAAATCTATGGAAGGAGAGTGGGTTGAGGAGCATGGCAGCTGTAAGCGCTGTCGATGTAAGAAATCAAAATGCTTGAAGCT GTACTGTGATTGTTTCGCTGCTGGTCTATACTGTGTCGAACCTTGTTCGTGTCAAAACTGTTTCAATAGACCAATCCATGAAGATGTAGTTATGAAAACTCGTCGAAATGTTGAAGCTCGCAACCCATTAGCTTTCGCTCCAAAAGTTGTCTTGACTTCTGACTCTGCTACATATTTTGGG GAGGAGAGCAACACGACTCCTGCTTCAGCAAGACACATGAGAGGATGCAACTGCAAGAAATCAGGATGTTTAAAGAAGTATTGTGAATGCTACTTG ATGGGCGTTGGATGCTCGGCGAGCTGCAGGTGCATAGGTTGCAAAAACGTTATCTGTCACACAAATG AGCAATTCCACTTTCCATGTGGGTTAGAGCCTGATGCGGTTACA ATCAACGAAGAATCTAAAGAtcgtctatcttattaa
- the LOC108861292 gene encoding 40S ribosomal protein S3a-2, translated as MAVGKNKRISKGRKGGKKKIVDPFSKKDWYDIKAPSNFTHRNVGKTLVSRTQGTKIASEGLKHRVFEVSLADLQNDEDNAYRKIRLRAEDVQGRNVLTQFWGMDFTTDKLRSLVKKWQTLIESHVDVKTTDNYTLRLFCIAFTKRRANQVKRTCYAQSSQIRQIRSKMREIMIKEASSSDLKELVAKFIPESIGKEIEKATQGIYPLQNVFIRKVKILKAPKFDLGKLMEVHGDYTAEDVGVKVDRPADETAVEEPTEIIGA; from the exons ATGGCCGTCGGGAAGAACAAGCGAATCTCCAAAGGAAGAAAGGGAGGCAAGAAGAAGAT TGTTGATCCTTTCTCCAAGAAGGATTGGTATGACATCAAGGCTCCCTCTAACTTCACCCATAGAAATGTCGGGAAGACACTTGTTTCCAGAACTCAGGGTACCAAG ATTGCTTCAGAGGGTTTGAAACACAGAGTTTTCGAGGTGTCTCTTGCTGATCTTCAAAATGATGAGGATAACGCTTACAGGAAGATCCGTCTCAGAGCTGAAGATGTTCAGGGAAGGAATGTCTTGACTCAGTTCTGG GGAATGGACTTCACCACTGATAAACTCAGATCCTTGGTGAAAAAGTGGCAAACTTTGATTGAGTCTCATGTTGATGTTAAGACCACCGACAACTACACACTGAGACTGTTCTGCATTGCTTTCACCAAGAGACGTGCTAACCAAGTCAAGAGAACTTGCTATGCTCAGTCAAGCCAAATCCGTCAG ATTCGCAGCAAGATGAGGGAGATTATGATCAAGGAAGCTTCCTCTTCTGACCTCAAGGAGCTTGTTGCCAAGTTTATTCCAGAATCTATTGGTAAAGAGATTGAGAAGGCAACTCAGGGCATCTACCCTCTTCAGAATGTTTTCATCCGTAAAGTCAAGATCCTCAAGGCTCCCAAATTCGACCTTGGAAAGCTCATGGAG GTTCACGGAGACTACACAGCAGAGGATGTTGGTGTGAAGGTTGACAGGCCTGCCGATGAGACTGCCGTCGAGGAACCTACTGAGATCATTGGTGCCTAA
- the LOC108861291 gene encoding uncharacterized protein LOC108861291, whose amino-acid sequence MVTKTEETELSQLENQVENGGGGVWEYLCVVRKLKVRRSELVLKHGLSILNDPGKRSALGPDEWTLYEQVAIAAMDCQSLAVAQNCIKVLQKKFPESKRVGKLEALLLEAKGMWEEAEKAYSILLEDNPLDQVIHKRKVAMAKAQGKPSLAIEHLNKYLEVFMADHDAWRELAEIYVSLQMYKQAAFCYEELILSQPTLPLYHLAYAEVLYTIGGHENLIAARKYYASTIDLTGGKSTRALFGLCLCGSAIAQLSKGRNKEDKDMAAPELQSLAATALEKEYKQKAPAKLNLLSSALRSLKL is encoded by the exons atggtgacGAAGACGGAGGAGACGGAGCTAAGCCAACTCGAGAATCAAGTCGAGAACGGAGGAGGAGGTGTTTGGGAGTATCTGTGCGTCGTTCGTAAGCTCAAGGTTCGCCGATCAGAGCTTGTGCTCAAGCACGGTCTCTCGATCTTGAACGATCCGGGAAAGCGATCCGCTCTTGGTCCTGATG AATGGACGCTATATGAGCAGGTAGCAATTGCAGCTATGGACTGTCAATCTCTTGCTGTTGCACAG AATTGCATCAAGGTTCTGCAGAAGAAGTTTCCGGAGAGCAAACGTGTGG ggAAGCTGGAAGCGTTGCTTCTAGAAGCAAAGGGGATGTGGGAAGAGGCTGAAAAAGCCTATTCGATCCTTTTGGAGGATAATCCACTCGATCAA GTAATACACAAAAGAAAGGTGGCTATGGCCAAGGCTCAGGGAAAACCATCCTTAGCCATTGAACATCTTAACAAATATCTTGAAGT ATTCATGGCTGATCATGATGCCTGGAGAGAACTTGCAGAAATTTATGTTTCCTTGCAAAT GTACAAACAAGCAGCTTTCTGCTACGAGGAGCTCATATTATCTCAGCCTACTCTTCCACTGTACCACTTAGCATATGCCGAG GTACTCTATACGATTGGTGGACATGAAAACCTCATTGCAGCAAGAAAGTACTATGCATCAACCATAGACCTTACAGGTGGTAAAAGCACGAGAGCCCTGTTTGGATTATGCTTG TGTGGATCAGCAATAGCACAGCTCTCAAAAGGCAGGAACAAGGAGGACAAGGACATGGCCGCACCAGAGCTTCAGTCTCTAGCTGCAACTGCTCTGGAGAAAGAGTACAAGCAAAAAGCTCCTGCCAAACTCAACCTACTCTCTTCTGCATTAAGAAGCTTGAAGCTCTAG